The segment CAGGTTCGGATTTGGAATATCTTAAATCAATGGGCGTCCAAACATCGCGTGAACGAATACAGCTCCAACTAAGATGGAATAACTTATAGAAACTATTTTAACACTTAAAAGATCCCAGCCTTGTTTGATCGCTAAAAAAGCAAACAACGGAAGAATTTGTAATGCATGAATTCCTGCAAAATGTGCAATCCGAATATCGCCGCCATTTCTACTCCAATTCACAATAGGTAATCCGGGACCCCCGTCAGGAACTCCCACTGAATGAGCGAGTCTCGCAGACATAAAAACTCCGATCACCGAAGCGATTGCGAATATCCAAAGAGAAAATCGAATAGCAGTCAAGGCGCGAGGATCCAACTTAGAACCTATAAGCCTAAATTTTTTGTCCATCCAGATCGAGACAGGAATCATCGGAAAGATAAACATCCCCATGATACTATAAATCGCTCCATCAAGTGCAGATGATTGGTTGAAGTGCGATTGCACTCCTCTTGCCGACTGTAAAGTGATAAGCACTAATTCTACTGCGGTAGAGATTACAAAATACTTTTCTACTCTATTTCTAAAGGTCGGAAAATCTCCCAATAGTTCCAAGAACCAAGCCATGGTCCAGAGAAAGATCCCAATCGAAACTGCAAATTTTAATGGTTTAATCCAAGTATTCGCTCCTACAACAAATCTCGGATCAATTTGGGAAAGAAGAATATACACCGGTATTAAAAGTAAAGATACCAACCCTGTGTAAAAACTTAAGCTTCTATTCTTTCTTAAATTATAGAAAAAACCTTTCGATTGAGAATGATTCGGATATAAAACATTAGATGTTTGCACGACTTCCTCCTTTTCTCCAACGTACGATTTGAAATAATAAATAACCGATAGGTCCGAACATTAATGTGAAAAATAAACAAGGGATCAGGATCCATCTAGAAATTCCCAATACCTCTGCTTCTTTTGTTTCCCAAATCCCAACGAATAGATCGAAAGCAAGATAGTGCACCCAACCTGCAAGCAATACCCAGGGATTAGCAAAAAGTTTAGTTACACCTTCCAGAGATCCGAAATCGAAACCCCCTCTTGCATGAAATGCGAGTATCAACAAATACAATACGGAAAGGAGCAAGGGCCAAACTCCATTCCTTACCAGTAGTTTGGTTACTCTTGCATTTGGTAGACCCGCAAGTAATAACCAGCCCACGATCGCAAAGTTGCTGGCCAATTTAAATGTTAGTTCTGGAGTCATAAAACCTCGTCCTTTCCCTTTTTTGTCCCGGGATTTACTTGAAAAATCTAGGACTCGGTCCCAGAATGTTACTATTGGTAACACCAAATGTTACCAACGTCAACATTTTTTAGGAAATTTTTTATGCCTGCAAAGAAAAAAATGAAAAAGCCGGAAGGTTCTTATCATCATGGAAATTTGGCTGAAACCCTAAAATCATTAGCCTTAAAACGTTTGGAAATCAGCAAAGATTCTGCGTTTACCATCAGAGAGATCGCAAGAGAAGCTGGAGTCAGCCATGCGGCAGCGTATAGACATTTCCCTTCTCATAGGGATCTTCTGGCCCAAATTTCTAAGGACGGATTTATAAAAATTACGGAAGAATTTACAAAAGCGGAGAAAGCCTCTTCTCCTTCCGATCCATTTGATCGATTGAAAAGACTAGGCCTTGCTTATATTTCTTTTTGTCTGGAGAATGTAGGCTATTATAGAGCAATGTGGCATATAGATCTTGGGCCCGTCGGTGATCTAAAAGACCTAACGGAAGCAGGTAAAAATTCTTTCTTAAAACTGTGGGAAACGGTGCTGATCTGTGAATCACTTAAGATCAATAAGTTTGAAGCAAGAGAAATGGCAACTGCAGCCTGGTCGCTAGTACATGGATATTCAGTTCTTCTCAATGAATGCCAACTAAATAATCCTGTCTTACAAATTGATAAGAATAACGCACTACAAGAAGCAGAGAAGATATTGCAAATATTGGATTCAGGTTTGAAGAACAAAACCTACAAGTAACACTTCTACTCTAAATAAAAAAAACCTTTCAGATACAACTTACAGTTTCCGCCGATACGAACTCTCTCTCCTCTATTCTCGCATACTAAATGCCCCCCTCTTGCGGAAGCTTGGTACGCATTCAAATCCTTCTTATCAAACTTTTCCGACCAATAAGGGATCAATGTGCAATGAGAAGAACCAGTAACAGGATCTTCCGGAACTCCTTTGGCAGGAGCGAAAAATCTGGAAACAAAATCATAGGACTTCCCACTATCCGCTGGAGCGGTTACTATCGCCGCAAAGAATGGAAGCTTCTTCAAAGCCTCGTGATCCGGAATTAGATTTCGAACCTCGGATTCTTTTTCAAAAACGAATAAGATATCTCTAGCCTTCAAAACTTCTTTCGCTTTTATATTAAAGCAAGAAGATAGATCCTCCGGTGAATACTCGGTCTTTACTGGAGGCCTTGAGGGAAAATCTAAATAGTATTTTCCATTCTCCCGAAACACTTCCAAGAGCCCGCTCTTAGTATGAAATTTTAAAAAAGAAGCATCCGACTTATTTTCCAACACTTCGTAAATTGCAAATGCACTCGCCAAAGTGGCGTGACCACAAAGGTCTACTTCGACACCTGGAGTAAACCATCTCAGATCATATTCCCCCTTTTCCTTTCTGGGACGAAAGAAGGCAGTCTCTGATAGATTATTTTCCGCGGCTAGATCAATCAATTTAGGATCGGGCAACCATTCTCCTTCCCAGGGAATAACTGCCGCAGGATTTCCTTTAAATAAGGAATCTGTAAAAGCATCTATTTGGAAAATTGTATATTCTTGCTTCATACTTTGGATATCATTACCTAATTTTACAAAGGAATACAGTTACAGTTTTATTTCTTTTTTCCAATACAGAAAAAGAATAGAAAGAACAATAAATTGAATTCTTTGTCTAAGAACCGTCAATCGAATCGATTCGAATATTTTGAAATCATATACGGAGAAATAAATGAAAATCGGAATTTTAGGGACAGGAATGGTAGGCGAAACCATCGGAAGCAAACTGGTCCAAAAAGGACATGAAGTAAAAATGGGATCCCGTTCCGCTACAAATGAAAAAGCTGCCCAATGGGTTTCCAAATCCGGAAACAAAGCTTCTCAAGGAACTTTCAAAGACGCAGCTTATTTCGGTGATATTTTATTCAATTGTACAAAGGGAGAAATCAGCGTAGAAGTTTTACGTTCTACGGGAGAAGAAACCTTAAAAGGGAAAATTTTAGTAGATCTTGCTAATGCTTTAGATTTTTCCAAAGGAAGACCTCCCGGTTTAATTTTTGGAACCAATGACTCTTTAGGAGAAACCATCCAAAGATCTTTTCCGGATCTGAAAGTTGTCAAAACACTCAACACAATGAATTGTACCATCATGGTAAACGCAAACAGAGTTCCGGGAGAGCATGATGTATTTATTTGTGGAAACGATCCGGAAGCTAAGAAAAAAGTTTCGGACCTTTTAGCGAATGATTTCGGTTGGAAGAATATTATCGATCTAGGTGATATTACTGGGGCAAGAGCAAGTGAAATGTTATTGCCCATCTGGCTAAGATTATATGGAACTTTTGGAAATACGGATTTTAATTTTCATATTTCCAGATAAGAACTTATTCTTTATCGAAAAAAGCGGAATAAGCGATAGATGCCCAGCCGGCTAAAAACGCCAATCCGCCAAGAGGGGTGATTGCACCTAAAACTCTGATCCCTGTTAAAGAAAGTGTGTATAA is part of the Leptospira neocaledonica genome and harbors:
- a CDS encoding TetR/AcrR family transcriptional regulator, encoding MPAKKKMKKPEGSYHHGNLAETLKSLALKRLEISKDSAFTIREIAREAGVSHAAAYRHFPSHRDLLAQISKDGFIKITEEFTKAEKASSPSDPFDRLKRLGLAYISFCLENVGYYRAMWHIDLGPVGDLKDLTEAGKNSFLKLWETVLICESLKINKFEAREMATAAWSLVHGYSVLLNECQLNNPVLQIDKNNALQEAEKILQILDSGLKNKTYK
- a CDS encoding NADPH-dependent F420 reductase — encoded protein: MKIGILGTGMVGETIGSKLVQKGHEVKMGSRSATNEKAAQWVSKSGNKASQGTFKDAAYFGDILFNCTKGEISVEVLRSTGEETLKGKILVDLANALDFSKGRPPGLIFGTNDSLGETIQRSFPDLKVVKTLNTMNCTIMVNANRVPGEHDVFICGNDPEAKKKVSDLLANDFGWKNIIDLGDITGARASEMLLPIWLRLYGTFGNTDFNFHISR
- a CDS encoding PhzF family phenazine biosynthesis protein; amino-acid sequence: MKQEYTIFQIDAFTDSLFKGNPAAVIPWEGEWLPDPKLIDLAAENNLSETAFFRPRKEKGEYDLRWFTPGVEVDLCGHATLASAFAIYEVLENKSDASFLKFHTKSGLLEVFRENGKYYLDFPSRPPVKTEYSPEDLSSCFNIKAKEVLKARDILFVFEKESEVRNLIPDHEALKKLPFFAAIVTAPADSGKSYDFVSRFFAPAKGVPEDPVTGSSHCTLIPYWSEKFDKKDLNAYQASARGGHLVCENRGERVRIGGNCKLYLKGFFYLE
- a CDS encoding ABA4-like family protein is translated as MTPELTFKLASNFAIVGWLLLAGLPNARVTKLLVRNGVWPLLLSVLYLLILAFHARGGFDFGSLEGVTKLFANPWVLLAGWVHYLAFDLFVGIWETKEAEVLGISRWILIPCLFFTLMFGPIGYLLFQIVRWRKGGSRANI